The Montipora foliosa isolate CH-2021 chromosome 6, ASM3666993v2, whole genome shotgun sequence genome includes the window ttggtgtttccaTATTTAGCACGGTTTATAAACATCTTAAAGTGACTCTTTAAATCAACCCTCGTAACGACGTCTTCGAGCACCTATGAAAGTGGCACCACGCAAAATAGAAGTCATGGCCGTGAAGATAATCAAGGCTCGCTTGGAATAATTTATTTCgtaatttttcaacatttcttttgccttatttttttcttagaaaTTGCACGTATTTTTCGTGCATCAGCTAACAAACACTTAACACGTGGAAAAAAATAGTGTATAACTTGTAGTTCTATCACATGGCCGGAGGCTAGGAGATCCCATGAGATAGCACGGCGCATGCGCGAGTCATTGCACGTGTGTTTAAGGCGCGAAGAACATTGAAGATCGTCAATCTCCCGATAAATTTTACAAAAGCTCGGCCTAATTCCAACGCAGTTGGAAAAACTACTGGGCCGTAACAGAAATAACATCACAGCAACGTAGTTGTTGGTTATTGACACGAAAGCTAGCTTTCCAACGCAGTTGGAAAAGCACAACTGACCCGCCGACAAGCTTCATAGAAATGGCGGCGACGGACAATACGAGCATGGCCTTGACTGGCAGCTCAGAGGAATCAACTCTCGCTAAGATGTTCAGGTCAGTGTTGACTGAGATAAAAGAGCTCAAAGAAACAGTCGCTCCTTTAGTAGAACCCGCTTACGAGGATGAACGGGATGATAATCTAGAGCAGGGCAATGACGAATCAACCACTGCAGGCGTGGACAAACGCCCCGCTGATGACCCCGGCAATAAACCAACAGAAAAGGCTTCAGGCAGCAAACTGCTCGCCGAAATAGTCCGGGAACTCGACATCAGTGAAAAAACAGGGGATGAAGTGGATGAAGGGCTTGTAAAGCTTATGGACGGACTCCTCAAGGATAAACTACAGGAGGACAAAGTCCAAACTAGAATTGAGAAATATCCACGGCCCAGAAATGTCGAGGGCTTGCGAACTCCAAGAGTGAATCCACTCATCTGGAACCAGATTCCCGCGCAAGTTCGCACCAGTGACTCAAAATCGCAAAAGTCACCGAACGCACTTGTTGCCTCCATTGTTGCTATGATCAAAGCGACTAATTTGGTGCTCGAACAAGAAGATGAACACGCCACAGCGAAAGACAAAGCCGTGGTGTCAACATTGACAGATGCCATAACATTGGCCATGCATTGTTTTCATGATATGAATTCGTCGAGGCGCCAAGCGATGAAGAAAGACCTGCATCGCGACTACGCGGCCCTCTGTACTTCCTCTACAATCCCCCCTACCTCAGAGTACTTGTTTGGGGATCTATCCAAACTAACAAAGGATATTTCTGATGCCAACAAGCTGGCCAAGAAAGTGAGGCCACAACAAGCGCGAGCTCACAACAGAAAATACAGCACGAGCTCCCAGCGCAATCAAGTCAATCGGCGATACCAGCCATACCAAAGGCCACGGACTGATTTTTTGTCAAAAGGCCGTCTCCCAAGATCCAAGTTCAAGAAGGAGAGAGACACGAAACAAACCTAAAGCCGATTACGCCCGCAACTAAGGTATGTACAAAACCAACAACTGCTGATAGTGAAGATACAGAATTACATGCTCTATTTAACAATCAGCCACGCTTTCGAGCGGGCCAAATTGTCAGCGCCTTGCCAGAATGGCGGGCCATCACATCAGACCCCACAATTTTAGAATCTGTTACAGGAGTGAAAATAGAATTCACTCAAGGCTTAAGGCCAGAGCAAGACAATGTGCGGTCAAGCGTGTTTAATCGCATACAGCATGCAATTGTTGCTAATGAAATTGAAACCCTTATCAGTAAAGGAGTTGTGAAACACTCCAGTCATGAACCAGGAGAATTTATTTCTCCGATATTTCTACGACCTAAACCTGATGGCACTTACCGAATGATACTCAATTTACGAGCTTTCAATGAATTTGTTCAGTAccatcattttaaaatggatacCTTAGAGATGGCAGTGAAAATGATGAAGCCTGGATGCTTCATGGCCTCAATTGATCTTAAAGATGCCTATTACACAGTACCCATTTTTCATGCACACCAAAAATACCTAAAATTTATATTTAATGGTACACTTTACCAGTATACATGCATGGCAAATGGACTCAGCTGTGCACCACGAGCTTTTACTAAACTCCTTAAGCCAGTCTATGCAACGCTGCACAGCCTAGGGTATCTGAGCCTAGGCTACATTGATGATTCGTACCTACAAGGTGACACATCATCTGAGTGCCTTGAGAATGTTAAGGTCACAGCTTCACTATTTAAGAAAGTAGGGTTTCACTTACATCCTACCAAGTCAGTTATTATCCCTACTCAGCGACTTACATTTCTGGGGTTTGTCCTTGATTCAAATGACATGACAGTAACCCCTACTGAAAGCAAAATCCAGAAAGTAGTTACAGCCTGCCAACATTTACTTCCTAAACCCCACCCTACGATAACAGAAGTTCCTGAAGTGATAGGACTTTTAGTATCCAACTTTCCTGGAGCCCAATATGGGCCACTACATTATCGTTCACTGGAGTCTGACAAAATCCAAGCACTGAAAATAAACAAGGGGAACTACAAATCCCACATGCAACTAACGAGTAGTTCCATAGCTGACCTGAAATGGTGGATTGCAAATATGCCTACTGTACAACGAGATATTGTGCGGTGCAATCCCAGCATGGTTATACAAACAGATGCTTCCAAAAAAGGCTGGGGAGCAGTGCTTGGCAATCAGGAAATAGGTGGAAGGTGGACAGATGTTGAGACCACCAGCCACATTAATATTCTGGAATTGCAGGCTGCATTCTTTGCCCTTAGGGCTTTTTGTCACAACACTAATAACACTCATGTCCAATTACAGATTGATAACACAACGGCTGTGGCTTACATCACCAACATGGGTGGCAGCAAGTCAACCCAGTTGAATAATTTAGCCAAAGAAATGTGGACTTGGTGTATAAATAAGAATATTTGGTTGTCAGCAGTACACATAGCTGGAAAGCTCAACACTAGCGCTGACAATAAATCACGTAACTTTTCAGACAAGCATGAGTGGGCACTAAGCAAAGAATACTTTCAAGAGATTCTTTCAGTGTATCCTGAGCTAAACATTGATCTGTTTGCCAGCAGGCTTAATAACCAATTAGATGTTTATTGTTCATGGAAACCAGACCCAGGATGCACCTATGTTGATGCATTTTCCATAGATTGGAGTCATTTTAACTTCTTTGCTTTTCCACCTTTCAGTCTGATTCCAAGGTGTgtgcaaaaaaattcacaagACAAGGCAAAGGGAATACTACTGATCCCTGTGTGGCCAACACAGACGTGGTTTCCACTTGTCCTACAACTGTTATACAGCCAACCGTGGATCTTCAAACCATCAGCAAACCTGCTATGCCATGCCCACTTCAGGGAGCCACACCCCCTACACAAGAGCCTGCACTTGATGGTCTGTCCTTTATCAGGAACACCTTCGCACAGCAAAACCTTTCTCCAGACA containing:
- the LOC138004891 gene encoding uncharacterized protein, which translates into the protein MAATDNTSMALTGSSEESTLAKMFRSVLTEIKELKETVAPLVEPAYEDERDDNLEQGNDESTTAGVDKRPADDPGNKPTEKASGSKLLAEIVRELDISEKTGDEVDEGLVKLMDGLLKDKLQEDKVQTRIEKYPRPRNVEGLRTPRVNPLIWNQIPAQVRTSDSKSQKSPNALVASIVAMIKATNLVLEQEDEHATAKDKAVVSTLTDAITLAMHCFHDMNSSRRQAMKKDLHRDYAALCTSSTIPPTSEYLFGDLSKLTKDISDANKLAKKVRPQQARAHNRKYSTSSQRNQVNRRYQPYQRPRTDFLSKGRLPRSKFKKERDTKQT
- the LOC138005630 gene encoding uncharacterized protein, with the translated sequence MILNLRAFNEFVQYHHFKMDTLEMAVKMMKPGCFMASIDLKDAYYTVPIFHAHQKYLKFIFNGTLYQYTCMANGLSCAPRAFTKLLKPVYATLHSLGYLSLGYIDDSYLQGDTSSECLENVKVTASLFKKVGFHLHPTKSVIIPTQRLTFLGFVLDSNDMTVTPTESKIQKVVTACQHLLPKPHPTITEVPEVIGLLVSNFPGAQYGPLHYRSLESDKIQALKINKGNYKSHMQLTSSSIADLKWWIANMPTVQRDIVRCNPSMVIQTDASKKGWGAVLGNQEIGGRWTDVETTSHINILELQAAFFALRAFCHNTNNTHVQLQIDNTTAVAYITNMGGSKSTQLNNLAKEMWTWCINKNIWLSAVHIAGKLNTSADNKSRNFSDKHEWALSKEYFQEILSVYPELNIDLFASRLNNQLDVYCSWKPDPGCTYVDAFSIDWSHFNFFAFPPFSLIPRCVQKNSQDKAKGILLIPVWPTQTWFPLVLQLLYSQPWIFKPSANLLCHAHFREPHPLHKSLHLMVCPLSGTPSHSKTFLQTLPPSSWHPGGKELKTSSKLMWKNGWHFVVKGKSITVLPR